Proteins from a genomic interval of Watersipora subatra chromosome 10, tzWatSuba1.1, whole genome shotgun sequence:
- the LOC137405986 gene encoding 2-acylglycerol O-acyltransferase 1-like has protein sequence MAKLFGLEFAPILIPLRRRIQTLAVMQWIASFLFLGFFCSLVFVYLCFTRLWPLAVLYLGWFVYDRKTPFRGGRRIESVRHWSLWKYFRDFFPLNLVKSCDLDPNKNYIFALHPHGVLCVSHFCSFATEGTGFSKLFPGLTPYLLVLDGHFSFPFYRDYFMSAGTCGCNKSSLEYILRSKGQGNAACLAIGGALEALEAHPGHYTLNLAKKMGFIKSAIRTGASIVPVFSFGENEVFVQVNNPHGSKVRALQQWLTKYLGFSPPLFHGRGIFQYSFGLIPYRKPVTTVVGEPLEVTHNAEPTNQEVAELHARYIAALQHLFETHKAEYGIPQVEHLKFI, from the exons ATGGCAAAGCTCTTTGGATTGGAGTTCGCTCCCATTCTTATACCATTGAGAAGACGAATTCAAACACTTGCTGTCATGCAGTGGATCGCATCATTTTTATTTCTGGGATTCTTCTGCTCGCTTGTCTTTGTCTACCTCTGTTTCACCAG ACTGTGGCCCTTAGCAGTCTTGTATCTGGGGTGGTTTGTatatgatagaaaaacaccTTTTCGTGGAGGAAGGAGAATTGAGTCCGTACGCCACTGGTCACTATGGAAGTACTTTAGAGATTTTTTTCCATTAAATCTAGTGAAATCGTGTGACCTGGACCCAAACAAAAACTATATATTTGCACTGCATCCACATGGAGTTCTCTGTGTGAGTCACTTCTGCAGCTTTGCCACAGAAGGAACTGGATTTAGTAAGCTGTTCCCTGGACTAACACCCTACCTGCTTGTTTTGGATGGACACTTTTCGTTTCCTTTCTACAGAGATTATTTCATGTCAGCTG GTACTTGTGGGTGCAACAAAAGCAGTCTAGAGTATATTCTCCGGTCTAAGGGTCAAGGAAATGCTGCTTGCCTCGCGATTGGAGGAGCACTGGAAGCATTAGAAGCTCACCCAGGCCATTATACTCTAAACCTAGCAAAGAAAATGGGTTTCATCAAAAGTGCCATACGTACAGG AGCTTCTATCGTACCCGTCTTTAGCTTTGGAGAAAATGAAGTGTTTGTTCAAGTAAATAATCCACATGGATCAAAGGTCAGGGCCCTCCAGCAATGGCTAACCAAGTACTTAGGCTTTTCCCCGCCTCTATTCCACGGCAGAGGAATCTTTCAATACAGTTTCGGACTGATTCCTTACAGGAAACCTGTCACAACTGTTG TTGGAGAGCCCCTAGAAGTTACGCATAATGCTGAACCAACCAATCAAGAGGTGGCTGAGTTGCATGCAAGGTACATAGCTGCTCTGCAGCATCTATTTGAGACGCACAAAGCTGAGTATGGAATTCCTCAGGTTGAGCATCTGAAGTTTATATAG